In one Zobellia galactanivorans genomic region, the following are encoded:
- a CDS encoding DUF3124 domain-containing protein, with the protein MIGKYRYGIYFYAIENSLKSIAVVLVLVLLSMSCKRPAEEKPIPVLDEHTLNRRVDGNAVDPLLKQVYVPIYSDIYNQTRDSRTLLTATLSIRNTSLKDSLFISKIDYYNTGGDLVRSYIDQTIYLRPMESIDYVIEQQDNSGGSGANFIIDWYAKRPLNPLFQAVMVGGLGAQAFSFTTEGVNIEGE; encoded by the coding sequence ATGATAGGAAAATACCGCTACGGCATATATTTTTACGCTATTGAAAATAGTCTGAAATCAATAGCAGTTGTACTTGTTCTTGTTTTGTTGTCCATGTCGTGTAAACGACCCGCGGAGGAAAAGCCGATACCGGTACTCGATGAACATACATTAAACAGAAGGGTCGACGGTAATGCCGTCGACCCTCTTTTAAAACAGGTTTACGTACCTATTTACTCTGATATCTACAATCAGACCAGAGACTCCAGAACCTTATTGACGGCTACGTTAAGCATCAGGAATACCAGCCTTAAAGACAGTCTCTTCATTTCAAAAATAGATTACTACAATACCGGGGGCGACCTTGTAAGGAGCTATATAGACCAAACCATCTACCTCCGCCCTATGGAATCTATCGATTACGTTATAGAACAACAAGACAATTCCGGTGGCAGCGGTGCCAACTTTATTATCGATTGGTATGCCAAGCGCCCGTTAAACCCCTTGTTTCAAGCCGTTATGGTCGGCGGATTGGGTGCACAAGCTTTCTCCTTTACCACGGAAGGTGTAAACATAGAGGGCGAATAA
- the rmuC gene encoding DNA recombination protein RmuC — translation MNVYLIYLLIGLLCLAIGYFLGNYIQNLKTKSSQSALEEREQQLHANLNVLEARLKDSEAHKTRLQDEKEQLGNQIVRYQADLENLQLKNREQKEEVEKLQEKFTKEFENLANKILEEKSLKFTERNEKNIKDILTPLNEKIQLFEKKVEESQKENISIHSALKEQLLNLQSQNLKITQEAENLTKALKGDSKMQGNWGELVLERVLEKSGLEKDREYTVQQSFTREDGSRVLPDVIIHLPDGKKMVVDSKVSLTDYERFVNAEDDLRDKFLKDHINSLKRHVDQLSAKKYEDLYAMESPDFVLMFVPIEPAFAIAINNDSTLYSKAFEQNIVIVTPSTLLATLRTIDSMWNNEKQQRNALEIARQAGALYDKFEGFVNDLTKVGKKMDEAKSEYKGAMNKLVEGRGNIVISIEKLKKMGAKAKKSIPEPILKRAQEDDFESDLKLET, via the coding sequence ATGAACGTTTACCTTATTTACTTATTAATCGGATTACTATGCCTTGCCATAGGCTATTTTTTAGGAAATTATATTCAGAACCTAAAGACGAAGTCGAGCCAGAGTGCCCTTGAAGAACGGGAGCAACAACTGCATGCCAACCTCAATGTATTGGAGGCGCGATTGAAAGATAGCGAAGCGCACAAAACCCGTTTACAGGATGAAAAGGAACAATTAGGCAACCAAATTGTCCGTTATCAGGCCGATCTGGAGAATCTTCAGCTGAAAAATAGGGAGCAAAAAGAAGAGGTTGAAAAACTACAGGAAAAATTCACCAAAGAATTCGAGAACCTCGCCAATAAAATTTTAGAGGAAAAAAGCCTAAAATTCACCGAACGCAACGAGAAGAACATTAAGGATATTTTGACGCCCCTCAATGAGAAAATACAGCTTTTTGAGAAGAAGGTAGAAGAGAGCCAAAAAGAAAATATCAGCATACATTCCGCATTAAAGGAGCAACTTTTAAATCTTCAGAGCCAAAACCTGAAAATCACCCAAGAGGCCGAAAACCTTACCAAAGCCTTGAAAGGCGACAGTAAAATGCAAGGGAATTGGGGCGAGTTGGTACTGGAACGCGTGCTTGAAAAATCAGGATTGGAAAAAGACCGCGAATATACCGTTCAGCAAAGTTTTACCAGGGAAGATGGTTCGAGGGTGCTTCCCGATGTGATCATACACCTTCCCGATGGCAAGAAAATGGTGGTCGACTCCAAAGTATCGTTAACGGATTACGAGCGGTTTGTAAATGCCGAAGACGATTTACGTGATAAATTCCTAAAAGACCATATCAATTCCCTAAAAAGACACGTCGACCAGCTTTCCGCCAAAAAATACGAAGACCTTTACGCCATGGAGAGTCCGGATTTCGTACTCATGTTCGTGCCCATAGAACCCGCTTTTGCCATTGCCATCAATAATGACAGTACACTTTACAGCAAGGCCTTCGAACAAAATATCGTCATCGTTACGCCATCGACCTTATTGGCTACATTACGTACCATTGACAGTATGTGGAACAATGAAAAACAACAGCGTAACGCCTTGGAAATAGCTCGACAGGCCGGGGCCCTATATGATAAGTTCGAAGGTTTCGTAAACGACCTGACCAAAGTGGGCAAGAAAATGGACGAGGCCAAATCGGAATACAAAGGCGCCATGAACAAACTGGTCGAAGGCCGTGGAAATATTGTCATCAGTATTGAAAAATTGAAAAAAATGGGAGCAAAAGCAAAAAAATCGATTCCCGAACCCATACTTAAACGCGCTCAAGAAGATGACTTTGAAAGCGACCTAAAACTAGAAACATGA
- a CDS encoding FecCD family ABC transporter permease — MQVQKTYRTSFLLLLLVLVITFIINICLGSVSIPVSKTLHSIFGGSLENTAWEYIIWNYRLPKAFTALLVGSGLALSGLLMQTLFRNPLAGPFVLGISSGASLGAAILIMGSATFTSWLGITLINDVSLALASSTGSFLVLFCVLLIARKVKDSMALLIIGLMFGSITAAIVSVLSYFTQAEKLQQFVYWSFGSVGNLSWHQLLLLLTLVCLGIFLSVLSIKPLNAFLLGENYARSLGINLVSSRFKIIVATGLLAGGITAFAGPIAFIGLAVPHLTRQVFNTTEHRILVPAVLAYGAILMLVCDTIAQLPNNANVLPINAITSIFGAPVVIWLLLRKRKMVF; from the coding sequence GTGCAAGTCCAAAAAACATATCGCACTTCCTTTTTACTCCTACTGCTTGTTTTGGTAATTACCTTTATTATCAACATCTGTTTAGGGTCGGTTTCCATTCCCGTTTCCAAAACCTTACATTCCATTTTCGGAGGAAGCTTGGAAAACACGGCCTGGGAGTACATCATTTGGAACTATAGACTGCCCAAGGCCTTTACGGCCCTATTGGTGGGCAGCGGACTCGCCTTGAGCGGATTGCTGATGCAAACCTTGTTCAGAAACCCTTTGGCAGGCCCCTTCGTACTAGGTATCAGTTCCGGTGCCAGTTTGGGCGCGGCCATCTTAATAATGGGATCGGCCACTTTTACTTCGTGGCTCGGTATTACCCTGATCAACGATGTTTCCCTTGCCCTTGCCTCTAGCACGGGAAGTTTTTTAGTGCTGTTCTGTGTTCTTCTTATCGCCCGAAAGGTAAAGGATAGTATGGCCCTTTTGATCATAGGCCTTATGTTCGGTAGCATTACTGCAGCCATTGTAAGTGTTTTGTCTTATTTTACCCAAGCTGAAAAACTGCAACAATTCGTCTATTGGTCCTTTGGTAGCGTAGGGAATCTTTCTTGGCACCAATTGCTCCTATTACTGACCTTGGTCTGTTTGGGCATATTTCTAAGTGTGCTTTCCATTAAACCTTTAAACGCCTTCTTGCTAGGTGAAAATTACGCCCGTAGCCTTGGCATCAATTTGGTGAGTTCTCGGTTCAAGATCATTGTTGCGACCGGACTCTTGGCCGGCGGCATTACCGCTTTTGCCGGGCCCATTGCATTTATCGGCTTGGCAGTTCCCCATTTGACCCGTCAGGTTTTCAATACTACGGAGCATCGCATCTTGGTTCCGGCCGTATTGGCCTATGGTGCCATCTTAATGCTGGTTTGTGATACCATAGCCCAACTGCCAAACAATGCCAATGTTTTGCCTATAAATGCCATTACCAGTATTTTTGGTGCCCCAGTGGTAATCTGGTTATTGTTAAGAAAAAGAAAAATGGTGTTTTGA
- the pgl gene encoding 6-phosphogluconolactonase: MDLKIYQDKNEVAEAFSAYFAEQVKQNDTFHVALSGGSTPKIVFDELADKFGGQIDWSKVHLYWGDERCVPPTDDESNYKMTVEHLLSKIEIPEGNIHRVHGEDEPQGEAERYARELKSGLPAKNGFPQFDLVVLGMGDDGHTASIFPHEIELWNSEHLCEVAVHPESGQRRITITGNLINHAKTVAFLVTGEGKKEKVGEILGSDGGSVTYPAHLVAPTSGNLLWFLDQAAADKLT; encoded by the coding sequence ATGGATTTAAAGATATATCAAGATAAAAACGAGGTTGCCGAAGCGTTTTCGGCCTATTTTGCCGAGCAAGTGAAGCAAAACGATACTTTTCATGTGGCCCTTTCGGGCGGAAGTACCCCAAAAATAGTTTTTGATGAACTGGCCGATAAGTTTGGTGGACAAATCGATTGGTCTAAGGTGCATTTGTACTGGGGAGACGAGCGTTGTGTGCCCCCGACCGATGATGAAAGCAACTATAAGATGACGGTAGAACACCTGTTGTCTAAAATTGAAATTCCTGAAGGAAACATCCATCGCGTTCATGGGGAAGATGAGCCCCAAGGCGAAGCCGAACGATATGCAAGGGAATTGAAATCGGGGCTTCCGGCCAAAAACGGTTTCCCTCAATTTGACCTAGTGGTTTTAGGTATGGGCGATGACGGCCATACCGCTTCTATCTTCCCCCATGAAATAGAACTTTGGAATTCAGAACATCTATGTGAAGTGGCCGTACACCCCGAATCGGGGCAAAGGCGCATCACTATAACGGGCAATCTGATCAATCACGCAAAGACCGTTGCTTTCTTGGTGACCGGTGAAGGAAAAAAGGAAAAAGTAGGCGAAATTCTCGGTAGCGATGGTGGTTCCGTCACTTATCCGGCCCACTTGGTAGCCCCAACCTCGGGCAATCTATTGTGGTTCTTGGATCAAGCGGCGGCCGATAAGCTTACCTAA
- a CDS encoding ABC transporter ATP-binding protein gives MGYGTHVIAKGINFALVPGELTAIVGINGIGKSTLLRTLGNAQPLLSGQLIIKKKPLEAYAPLELSSEISMVLTEPIASKNLSVLELVALGRQPYTNWLGKLTDIDKKKISEAFEALELSDLKDKKCFELSDGQLQRVMIARALAQDTDIILLDEPTTHLDLYHKVQILKLLRTIAHTTKKTVVFTTHEIEMAIQLCDKMLLLDGKSNHFGQPCELITQKAFESLFPSDTVVFDPKTGSFRIKK, from the coding sequence ATTGGTTACGGAACCCATGTAATAGCAAAAGGCATCAACTTTGCCTTGGTACCAGGCGAGTTAACCGCCATCGTGGGGATCAACGGTATCGGCAAGTCTACCTTGTTACGGACCCTGGGCAACGCCCAACCCCTTCTTTCAGGGCAATTGATCATCAAAAAAAAACCTTTGGAAGCCTATGCCCCCTTAGAGTTATCGTCTGAAATAAGCATGGTCTTAACGGAGCCCATCGCCTCTAAAAATTTGTCCGTTCTAGAATTGGTAGCATTAGGCAGGCAACCCTACACCAATTGGCTGGGCAAACTGACCGATATCGACAAAAAAAAGATAAGCGAGGCCTTTGAAGCGCTAGAGTTGAGCGACTTAAAAGACAAAAAATGTTTTGAACTGAGCGACGGACAGTTACAACGGGTCATGATCGCCAGGGCCTTGGCCCAAGACACCGATATCATTCTCTTAGATGAGCCTACGACCCATTTAGACCTCTACCATAAGGTGCAAATATTAAAATTACTGCGCACCATAGCGCACACCACAAAAAAAACAGTGGTTTTTACCACTCATGAAATTGAGATGGCGATTCAACTTTGCGACAAAATGCTTCTCTTAGATGGGAAGTCGAACCATTTCGGACAACCTTGCGAACTTATCACACAAAAGGCCTTTGAATCTTTGTTTCCTTCCGACACTGTTGTTTTCGACCCAAAAACGGGATCTTTTAGAATAAAAAAGTAA
- a CDS encoding 3-keto-disaccharide hydrolase produces the protein MQTKLTFLFLLLSSVAINLNAQKNDKGWEMLLDKDLSNWDVFIGVPHTSLDLEGYEKGDGMHGTPIGLNNDPLNVFTTSQENGETILNVSGQIYGGLSTKQEYENYHLVFDIKWGSKKYEPRLKDKRDSGVLYHAQEPHGQFWNVWMKAPEMQVQETDCGDFFPLAGVSMDIKASKRKENGKEFWFYDPKGEVHTFKTGADGRCRRMANFENPHGEWSRLELICINDKAYHIVNGKVVMVLENAKEYNKNGVASALTKGKIQFQSEACEVYYKNIKIRSISKLPKYIKKQL, from the coding sequence ATGCAAACCAAATTGACTTTTCTTTTTCTTCTTTTAAGCAGTGTTGCCATTAACCTAAATGCGCAAAAAAATGACAAAGGTTGGGAGATGCTTCTCGACAAAGACCTATCTAACTGGGACGTTTTTATAGGGGTACCGCACACATCGCTCGACCTTGAAGGCTACGAAAAAGGTGATGGAATGCACGGAACACCGATCGGACTCAACAACGACCCCTTGAATGTCTTTACCACAAGCCAAGAAAACGGGGAGACTATTCTCAATGTAAGCGGCCAGATCTATGGGGGCTTAAGCACCAAACAAGAATACGAAAACTACCACTTGGTCTTTGATATCAAATGGGGCTCCAAAAAATACGAACCCCGCCTTAAAGACAAGAGGGACAGTGGGGTTCTTTACCATGCCCAAGAACCACACGGACAATTCTGGAACGTTTGGATGAAGGCCCCGGAAATGCAGGTACAAGAAACCGATTGTGGCGACTTTTTCCCTTTAGCCGGTGTAAGTATGGATATCAAAGCTTCAAAACGCAAGGAAAACGGAAAAGAATTTTGGTTCTACGATCCAAAGGGAGAAGTACATACTTTTAAGACAGGGGCCGACGGACGTTGCAGGAGAATGGCCAATTTTGAAAATCCCCATGGGGAATGGAGCCGCCTAGAACTTATTTGCATAAACGACAAAGCCTACCATATTGTTAATGGAAAGGTGGTAATGGTACTCGAAAATGCAAAGGAATATAACAAAAATGGTGTTGCAAGCGCACTGACCAAAGGAAAGATCCAATTTCAATCGGAGGCCTGCGAGGTGTATTACAAGAACATCAAGATCAGAAGCATCTCTAAATTGCCTAAATACATCAAGAAACAACTTTAA
- a CDS encoding acyl-CoA thioesterase — translation MEKFKSANDSRVSITELMLPSHSNFGGKVHGGHILNLMDQIAFACASKHSQRYCVTASVNRVDFLHPVEVGELLTLRASINYTGKTSMVVGVRVESQNITSGTKRHCNSSYFTMVAKDENGKSVPVPGLLLENEQGVRRFARSKQRKEEAFSRDTQFDSSQFKIEEHLDLLANENVKLDLR, via the coding sequence ATGGAAAAATTCAAGAGTGCTAACGATTCAAGAGTTTCAATAACCGAACTAATGCTTCCCTCCCACTCTAATTTTGGTGGGAAGGTCCACGGTGGACACATTCTAAACCTAATGGACCAGATTGCCTTTGCATGTGCCTCAAAACACTCTCAAAGATATTGTGTGACCGCATCGGTCAATCGGGTCGATTTCCTTCATCCGGTAGAAGTCGGTGAGCTGTTAACCTTGCGCGCTTCCATAAACTACACCGGTAAGACCTCTATGGTCGTAGGGGTTCGGGTAGAATCGCAAAACATCACCTCCGGCACCAAGCGCCATTGCAATTCCTCATACTTTACCATGGTAGCCAAGGACGAAAACGGAAAAAGCGTACCCGTGCCCGGTCTATTGTTAGAGAACGAGCAAGGCGTTAGACGATTCGCCCGAAGCAAACAAAGAAAAGAAGAGGCTTTCTCAAGGGATACCCAATTCGACTCGTCCCAATTTAAAATAGAGGAACACCTCGACCTTTTGGCCAATGAAAACGTAAAGCTCGACCTTAGGTAA
- the zwf gene encoding glucose-6-phosphate dehydrogenase, which translates to MNKTENQILVIFGASGDLTARKLVPALFNLYLAGQLPENFVVLGASRSDMTDNAFRNKVVLESTYLKTKIKEHSDDYIKAFANKFFYEDLGGSYDTDYGRLRKRVEDLKNKYQTSGNIIYYLSTPPTLYETIAQRLADAGMSTQNNGWKRMIVEKPFGYSLETAKQLNQGLQQFFEEHQIYRIDHYLGKETVQNLLVTRFANSIFEPLWNRNYIHHVEITNAESVGVEKRGGYYDKSGALRDMFQNHLLQIVSLIVMEPPISDAPEDIRNEKVKALKSLRVMKDEQELFDNTIRAQYTSSVIDGEPVKGYREEEGVDKNSTTETYAAIKFFVDNWRWKDTPFYVRTAKRMPTKVTEVVIHFKTPHHQVFQESGLDNKDNKLVIRIQPDEGILIKFGVKVPGQGFKVERANLDFYYSSLAETHVMEAYERLLLDAMQGDATLYARADEVEAAWEFVDPILKYWESGKDVRMYGYAAGVWGPENSNELIDGIGEWRNPGASLTDDPGFCVIC; encoded by the coding sequence ATGAATAAAACAGAAAACCAGATTCTTGTGATATTTGGCGCCTCTGGCGACCTTACTGCAAGAAAACTCGTACCTGCACTTTTTAATCTTTATTTAGCAGGTCAACTTCCCGAAAATTTTGTGGTATTGGGGGCCAGTAGAAGTGATATGACCGATAACGCGTTTAGAAATAAAGTGGTTTTGGAAAGTACATATCTAAAGACAAAGATAAAAGAGCATAGCGACGACTATATAAAAGCATTCGCCAATAAATTTTTCTACGAAGATTTGGGGGGTAGCTATGATACGGATTATGGTCGCCTACGTAAAAGGGTAGAAGACCTTAAGAACAAATATCAGACTTCGGGAAATATCATCTATTACCTTTCTACGCCTCCGACCTTATATGAAACCATAGCGCAGCGATTGGCAGATGCGGGAATGAGCACACAGAACAACGGTTGGAAACGTATGATCGTTGAAAAGCCTTTCGGTTATAGCCTTGAGACCGCAAAACAGCTGAACCAGGGGTTACAACAGTTCTTTGAAGAGCACCAGATTTACCGAATTGACCATTATTTGGGCAAAGAGACCGTTCAGAACCTATTGGTGACGCGATTTGCCAATAGCATTTTTGAACCCCTTTGGAACCGTAACTATATCCACCACGTAGAAATTACCAATGCCGAGAGTGTCGGTGTTGAAAAACGGGGAGGGTATTACGACAAGTCGGGCGCGTTGCGTGACATGTTCCAGAACCATTTGCTCCAAATCGTTTCCTTGATCGTAATGGAGCCGCCGATCAGCGATGCTCCCGAAGATATTAGGAACGAGAAAGTAAAGGCGCTCAAGTCGCTTAGGGTCATGAAAGATGAGCAAGAATTGTTCGATAACACCATAAGGGCGCAGTATACCAGTTCGGTTATAGACGGTGAGCCCGTGAAAGGATACCGTGAGGAAGAAGGGGTCGACAAAAATTCAACTACCGAAACCTATGCGGCCATCAAGTTTTTTGTGGATAACTGGAGATGGAAAGATACGCCTTTCTACGTGCGTACCGCCAAGAGAATGCCAACGAAGGTTACCGAAGTGGTCATACATTTTAAAACACCACATCATCAGGTGTTTCAAGAATCGGGATTGGACAATAAGGACAATAAACTGGTCATAAGAATACAGCCAGACGAAGGCATTTTGATAAAATTCGGGGTAAAAGTGCCCGGCCAAGGTTTTAAGGTCGAACGTGCCAACCTTGACTTCTACTATTCCAGTTTGGCGGAAACCCATGTGATGGAGGCCTATGAACGCCTGCTTCTAGATGCTATGCAGGGTGACGCTACCTTGTACGCCAGGGCCGATGAGGTTGAAGCAGCTTGGGAATTCGTGGATCCGATCTTAAAGTATTGGGAAAGTGGTAAAGACGTACGCATGTACGGGTATGCGGCAGGGGTCTGGGGACCCGAAAATTCAAATGAGCTGATAGACGGTATAGGCGAATGGAGAAACCCGGGAGCGAGTTTGACCGATGATCCGGGCTTTTGTGTCATATGCTAA
- the gndA gene encoding NADP-dependent phosphogluconate dehydrogenase: MEGKYDFGLIGLGVMGRNFILNVADNGFSAFGYDLDQEKVAALKEEGGHEAKVNASTNIKTFVQALKQPRKIMLLVPAGKIVDSVIESLLPHIDRGDIIIDGGNSFFTDTDRREAYLHDKAINFFGAGVSGGAKGARLGPSIMPGGSKSAYQHIKPIFEAVSAKYKGEPCVAYLGPKSSGNYVKMVHNGIEYGLMQLTSEVYDLLKKAGNFSNEEMHDTFSKWNQGRLQSFLVEITSKILEQKDELGADKGHLVDQILDKAKQKGTGKWTSQNAMDLGIPVPSIDIAVSMREISALKAERTEAEKLYGRPEVAILDKEELAKLTEEALYFSFIITYAQGLHQLADASREYKYDLDIATIAKIWRAGCIIRAGLLADITEAFEADKDLPNLLLSPNFVEKIKGTVTSARTLVAHAAKNGIPMPGLTNSLTYFDAYTSSRLPLNLIQAQRDFFGSHTYERLDQEGIFHTEWE; the protein is encoded by the coding sequence ATGGAAGGAAAATATGATTTTGGATTGATAGGTCTCGGTGTTATGGGACGTAACTTCATTTTAAACGTTGCCGATAACGGATTCTCTGCGTTCGGCTACGACCTGGATCAGGAAAAAGTAGCGGCATTAAAGGAGGAAGGCGGCCACGAAGCCAAGGTGAATGCATCCACCAATATAAAGACCTTCGTTCAAGCCCTGAAACAGCCTAGAAAAATCATGCTTTTGGTTCCGGCCGGAAAAATCGTAGACTCGGTCATCGAAAGTCTCTTGCCGCATATAGACCGAGGTGATATTATTATCGATGGAGGAAATTCTTTCTTTACCGATACCGACCGACGAGAAGCCTACCTTCACGACAAGGCCATCAATTTCTTTGGCGCGGGAGTTTCGGGTGGCGCCAAAGGTGCCCGACTGGGCCCCAGTATTATGCCCGGCGGATCAAAATCGGCCTACCAACACATTAAACCTATTTTTGAAGCGGTATCCGCAAAATATAAAGGGGAGCCTTGTGTAGCCTATTTAGGTCCAAAATCATCTGGCAACTATGTAAAAATGGTTCACAATGGTATAGAATATGGTTTAATGCAGCTCACTTCAGAAGTTTATGATTTGCTTAAAAAAGCAGGCAACTTTTCCAATGAAGAAATGCACGATACCTTTTCTAAATGGAACCAAGGTCGTCTGCAGTCTTTTCTAGTGGAAATCACCTCTAAAATTCTGGAACAAAAAGATGAACTGGGCGCAGACAAAGGTCATCTCGTAGATCAGATTTTAGACAAAGCAAAACAAAAAGGAACAGGGAAATGGACGAGTCAAAATGCCATGGACTTAGGTATACCGGTCCCTTCCATTGACATTGCGGTAAGTATGCGTGAAATATCGGCACTCAAAGCCGAAAGAACCGAAGCCGAAAAACTATATGGTCGCCCAGAAGTGGCAATTTTAGATAAAGAAGAATTGGCAAAGCTGACCGAAGAGGCCCTTTACTTCTCTTTCATCATTACCTATGCCCAAGGCTTGCACCAATTGGCCGATGCCTCAAGAGAATACAAATACGATCTAGATATTGCCACCATTGCCAAAATCTGGCGTGCGGGCTGTATCATTCGGGCCGGTCTTTTGGCCGACATCACCGAGGCATTTGAAGCCGATAAAGACTTACCGAACTTATTGCTTTCCCCGAATTTCGTCGAGAAAATCAAGGGTACGGTAACCTCGGCCAGAACCTTGGTAGCACATGCCGCCAAAAACGGTATCCCGATGCCGGGACTGACAAACTCATTGACCTATTTCGATGCCTATACATCAAGTCGATTGCCTTTGAACCTTATACAGGCGCAACGTGATTTCTTCGGATCTCACACGTATGAACGCCTTGACCAAGAAGGTATTTTCCATACCGAATGGGAGTAG